CCTAGCTGCAATTATTATTATCCTGTTCATATAACGCTACAATATTTTCTGTAGCCAGTGCTGGACAATAAATGGGAATATACACAGGGGGgaatgacttaggggcagattcgctaaccggtgaattttcaccagcatccaTTTTCGCACtgagcgcaacacttcgccaggcgcaaatgcgctgacgctacaccaattcactaatatgtggagCTTCGTCTGGGGCACtgaacgctagtgacttttcgctagcgttacttcggcagtgtgagcatttgatagtgaagatgcatTAGCATTCATTTCTGTGTAACGAAAATTCGttagggatcttgcgctcaggtcaatttgcatagggctggaaatttaaagttgtatggaggtctttatgtTAAATTCCATTGTTtataacacatgtccagggaaccttaataaagacaatagaggtattataatgccctacacatgagcccactgtaaaatgaatgttccatatgttaggaaatgtctggaaaaaaacggttcctcaagtttgttaggactttagcaggcaatcacgctgaaaaaaggaaaagtcgccagcgtttttgaactttgatgcattttcggaaCACAGGATATGATATAAGTGAAagaggattgaggaagatctagctgctttatagcaataCACCTGctatgaggtggcgaaggcaactctggtgaaagaggtaacgttcagtaaaatccgcatctttgtgaatttgcagagtaacgtccattcccgagagtgaaaagttgcctgccgatagagtgtgaatgaccactagcgtctatctccttcgctagcgaagtgacgcctgcgcccgttagtgaatctgcagTCCCTGAAAACTGTAACGCTGGTGAAtcttcgccagtgttagtcacttcgccctttagtaaatctgccccaaggtataaagatccaaattacagaaagatccattatcacgaaaaccccaggtcctgagcattctggataacaggtcccatacatgtacagtatgtgtttttgGAATGTAACAATAGTTTCACAAGTATcaaaagtttattatatttgaaGATACTGTTCTGCTGACTGGCTCCGTGTTTGTCCACTAAGGGATCTGGAATTCTTCACTTGGATTTAGCTGTATTTCCTGATGTCAGAACGGGATTTGATGGATCGTTTGGTGAGTATATTCCCTCAGTCTTTTGTTCTTGGGGTCTACTTACTGTTGTACTGCCTAGGGCAGTAGCTTTGTGGGTATAAAGGAACTGATATAAATAAGGAACAATCTTTGTAAAGCTCCATGTAAGCGAATTTATAATGGATAAaggctaataaataaatataatcagtCCAACTCTTCCTGTTTAACAATGAACTTTGACAGCAACAATGATTTTAGATTTCTGTGAAAGTAGAAAAACGCTTCCTTGAATGATGTTCTGTGTCTAATCCATGTAATAATGCGCAATATGGAAAATCCCTGCAATTTCCTCgttccttgtaaaaaaaaacaaatataaaaaatgtgacaTTTCCCAGAATTTATTGATATCCGGTGACAAAGTGCATAGAAATGTCCAGATGTGGATGGCACAGAAAGGTGATTGCCCTGTATACATTTACTCCCTGATCTCTCACATTATGAGAAGGGAATTTTCAGTCCTGACCCATTAATGCAAATGTAGTCGATATACATCTGCCTTCTTAGTTTCTCTCCTTATTTGACAAGGTCAGGCCTTCTGGCCACTATATCTACTCTAGAGTTCAGATTTAATAATACAAATCTACGATTATAAAGTGATATTCTTACTTAAGTATgattatgggatttgttatccagaaacctgctatccagaaagctctgaattacaggaaggccatctccagtaGACTCCGTTTTAaccatataattcaaatttttaaaaaatgatttcctttttctctgttgtaataaaatagaactgtgtacttgatcccagttaagatataattaatccttattggtggctaaacaatcctattggctttattgaattactgttattttgtttgtaaactTGAAAGTTTGGAGATTCAAATGACAGAAAAAcaccttatctgggaaaccccaggtcacaagtattctggataatacagtaggtcccataactgtatataagcTTTACCCATGTCAATAGTTCTACCAGGATATATGTAGCCTCTAGTGGGTCTGTTGACATCATGAATGAGTTATATTGGACAAACAAGGAGCCGATCAAATCttcaaatataataaacttttgATACTTGTGAAACTATCGTTACATTCCAAAAAcacatatacagttatgggacctgttatccagaatgatcgggacctggagtttttgtgataatgtatctttctgtaacaTAGTCTACCTCTATCGCATTAGTAAATCAATGTGCCGGCTTTTGATCCTTTAATCCACTATGTACCGTCCACTTATGTTTCTTGCTGTAATAGCCCTTCCCCAATCTATGTACCTGTATTTAAtataggtatgagatcagttatccggaaacccattatccagaaagctctgaattatggaaaggccgtttcccatagactccattttatccaaatgatccaattttttaaaaaatatttcccttttctctgtaattataaaacagtagcttgtacttgatccaaacttagatataattagtaCTTACTGGAatcaaaacctgcctattgggtttatttaatgtttccatgattttttaccatttcgcacccatcgctataattcgtcaggcgcaaatgcgctcagactacgctaattcactcaTATGTAGAGTTTTTGCCGTGGGCAGTAAACACTGGCGacatttcgctagcgttacttacatctgatgcgctagcgttcatttctgcctagtgaaatctagggatcttgcgctcaggtcaatttgcatagggcagaaatttaaagttgttacaacgtctttatgttaaatgttggtgcatacacttaggggcaaattcatcaaggatcgaatttcgaggggttaaatccctcaaaattcaactggggaatagaatcgaataggcaaatcgggcgaatttacgcgctggcgaatattcgccaggcgaataggcgctcgatcgaatattcgctcgaaggattttcatgcctttttattcaatcaaaaacttggaaaacaagcctattcggtaggttttaggtggcaaagtaggcagtcaaagtatttttaaaagagacagtacttcgactatcgaatgggcgaatagtcgcagtgtttttgtgctcgatccagtacttcgactatcgaatggcgaatagtcgcagcgtttttgcgctcgatctattcgaatcattctactcaggcgaatttacgccaattcgatagtcgaggagcacaaaaattcgaagttttttttacttcgaatacttcacttgaagttagtgaatcggccccttacaaattccacttttaaaaagacatgtccagggaaccttaataaagacaaaataattattctaatgccctacacatgagcccactgtaaaattaatgttccatatgattgcaaatgtatggggaaaaccggatacccaaaaaagtttggttttttgcaggcaatcaggctgataaaaagaaaagacgccagtgttttttttggactttaatgcattttcggctcacagaatataatgtaagtgacagaagattgaggaagatctagctacttttacttcaatgcacttcacctggtctgaggtggagaaggcaactctggcaaacgttcagtaaaatccatattttagtaaatttgcagagtagccagagcgaaaagtcgcctggcgatagagtgcgaattaccgctagcgcctgtctcttttgctagcgaattggcggcttcaaccgttagtaaataggcaatgtccctgcaaatggcaacactggcgaaaagtcgctagggttagccacttcgccctttaataaatctgccccatggtatgaagatccaaattaaggaaatcggttatccccggggggggggggggaagagaggagatattttatccagaaagctctgaattacaggaatggATTTAAAGTGTAAGAAGGAAAGTAATCCTATGGGTTACAGTCATATCCCAAAGAGACCATTATAAGCAAAttgttctaatttttaaaattattttttttctgtaatatatcctatacctgtgctaCTGGTAAATTCAGGAATATTAGAAAACTGAATAGCCCAGCAGTCCTATAAAGGCAAAGGTAGAATTGCccctttaaatgtacagtataggtTTATATACAGTGTTGATATCAATTATGTATCAGCTATTACTTTATTGCAATGGTTGTTGATTGTAAGTTTCTGTTGGGAGTACGATTTTGAACAATAACAGGAAGGTTTCTGGCTTGGCTTTATATACGACAGTTGGTTGGATTGGACTTTATTGGGATCCATTtatttccagctgtcaaatgggggtcactgactccatctaaaaaacaatttctCTTTAAGGCTACCGCTTTATTcgtattgctcctttttattactcatctttctgttcagcccTCTCCGATTTATATTCCAGTAacttattcagatcaatggatggttgctagggtaatgtgggccctagcaaccagattgctgaaattgcaaactgtagagcttctggataaaaagctaaatagctcaaaaactacaaataataaaacattaaaaagcaattgcagattgtctcagataATCACTTTCCACACCATACTgctgaacaaatatggcagcccttcACAGAgtaacatgggggatcagataggtaatgtaaacgcatcaggcagatacttttatcGTAAAATTACAGATAGCATGTAAAGACATCGTTATGAtagatgctaaaaaaaaaaaaaaaaaaagtttaatctgtggtgtcaatatctctttaaaactCAAAATATAGCTCAACCACCATATCGAGATAGATGACAGCTCATGCACAAAACAACTATAACTATACTCCCTCTTTTCTCCTAAACATATCTGTCCAAACTGTCCATTTATGAACAGACAAGCAGCAGGGAAAGAAACATACAGATCTAAAAATGTGCATATAAAAATAACGAGATACCAGGAAATGTATTTCTGAATATTTCATAATAAATTTTATTAAAGTTAATtacttaaaatgtaattaaattgggCTCTGCACAGCAGACGAATATGTCAAGGGGTTATCAACCTTGTTACTTTGTGCAAACGATAttttttatgtaaacattaaaaagtcAAGTGTTCAAGTTTCATCCCAAAATACAGTTAAAATTGCTACAAAAATAAACTTGACCACAGTTAAATaaggttttcaaaaaaataatcCACAGAAGTGGCGTTTGTAACGCGTTTTGTATTTGTGTCCAAGGTCGTTAATGCCCTGTGTTAGATCCGAAATGGGAAAGACTTTAGGTAGTCCTTTAACACCCTGTTTAAGGGGATGCTGTCCAGGTTTTGCCTCCCAAAAGTGTCTACGATGCTTTTCCGGCAGAGTTCTTGCAAAGGTCGTAACCggactttccttaaaggagaaatcagcATCTTTTTGGGTGAAGTCATGTAATGTTCCACCAGCTGTAAGAGGCAACTGAATGACTCTTTGCTGCCATCTAGACTGAATTTCCCAGCATGAAACTTAATCCGGATGCTGACAGTTTCCTTGGCAGTTTTAACACTGATTGCAAAGAAACAGTTCTTTTGCCTACTGTCCCTGATGAGGAAGGTACCTACGGGCTCCAATTTTAGCTTGTTGTGAGCCATGTTGACATCCATAGGCCCCCAGTAGAAGCCACAGGTATCCAGCATACTACTGGTCTTGGTGATGGCAGTGAAATCCGAGTGCGAGCGGAAGGTGCGGAAGTGGGTATCGCTGAGCAGCAAAGCAGGAGTGGCACGTCCTGGGCTGGGATGGAGTGCTCTGGCAGGCTGGATTTGTGAACGATCAGAGACTGAAGCTTCCAGGTGCGGAGATCTTCTATCTGCAACTGCATTATCTGCTTCCACCTTACTGTGTGCTACCATCCTATAGACTAGACCAACCTATGTGGTCTTCCATAGCGTCTGTTCCACCAGCACTGCTGTAACTCTTTAGTGGCTGTTCtgcaaacagaaaaagaaaaaggcactTAGTGTAATGTAAATatgacccccccccacacacctaaCTGACAGAATGCATCAGACTACACATGTATATAAAGATAAACAGATACCAAATCATGTATTCTGCTTACCAATACTGCTCTCTTAACACATACAGAATATCATGTTCCAATGATCTTAATTCGACCCTAATTTTGCTGCCAGTGCAGAAAAATGAATGAAAGCTATCAACTATCTGGGAGCTCTGGAAATAAATATGATAAGGACGGGATATTGAAGCTcattaaagctataaaaa
The Xenopus laevis strain J_2021 chromosome 9_10S, Xenopus_laevis_v10.1, whole genome shotgun sequence DNA segment above includes these coding regions:
- the socs1.S gene encoding suppressor of cytokine signaling 1 S homeolog, which codes for MVAHSKVEADNAVADRRSPHLEASVSDRSQIQPARALHPSPGRATPALLLSDTHFRTFRSHSDFTAITKTSSMLDTCGFYWGPMDVNMAHNKLKLEPVGTFLIRDSRQKNCFFAISVKTAKETVSIRIKFHAGKFSLDGSKESFSCLLQLVEHYMTSPKKMLISPLRKVRLRPLQELCRKSIVDTFGRQNLDSIPLNRVLKDYLKSFPFRI